From the genome of Longispora fulva:
TCGCCGAGCTCGAGGCGGTGCAGCAGACGGCGCTGCGGCTCCTCGCCGGCGTGCCCAGACTCCCGGCGACGCTGCGGGTCCAGTCCGGTGGGGTGACCCTGGAACTGGAGTGGGGAGCCGGCCCGGCGGCGTCCGTCGGCCCCGCCGTGCCGGTGGACGTCCCGCTCGTCGAGGTGACCGCCGACCACATCCACGCGCCTACCGTCGGCGTGTTCTACCGTGCGCCCGCGCCCGGTTCGCAGCCGTTCGTCGAGGAGGGGACGGTGGTGTCCCCCGGGCAGCAGGTCGCCCTCGTCGAGGCGATGAAGTTGATGATCCCGGTCACCGCTGACCGGCACTGCCGGATCGTCGAGGCGATGCTGCCGGACGGTACGCCGGTGGAGTTCGGCCAGCGGCTGTTCGTCGTCGCCCCGGTGGAGGAGGCGTGAGCCGGCCGTTCGACACGGTCCTGATCGCCAACCGGGGCGAGATCGCGCTGCGGGTCGCCCGGACCTGCCGTGAGCTGGGCATCAAGGTCGTCGCCGTCCACTCGACGGAGGACCGGGACTCCGCCGTCGTCCGCGCCGCCGACCAGGCGGTCCAGATCGGCCCGGCACCCGCCCGGCAGAGCTACCTGAACATGGCCGCGATCCTGGAGGCGGCCCTGCGCACCGGCGCGCAGGCGATCCATCCCGGGTACGGGTTCCTGTCGGAGAACCCCGACTTCCCGGAGGCCTGCGCCGCCAACGGGATCGTGTTCGTCGGCCCGTCCGCCGCGGTGATGGCCAGGCTCGGGGACAAGGTCGCCGCCCGGTCCCTGATGGCCGAGGCCGGGTTGCCGCTGCTGCCGGGTTCCCTGCAGCC
Proteins encoded in this window:
- a CDS encoding acetyl-CoA carboxylase biotin carboxyl carrier protein gives rise to the protein MTEPGPADNLAELEAVQQTALRLLAGVPRLPATLRVQSGGVTLELEWGAGPAASVGPAVPVDVPLVEVTADHIHAPTVGVFYRAPAPGSQPFVEEGTVVSPGQQVALVEAMKLMIPVTADRHCRIVEAMLPDGTPVEFGQRLFVVAPVEEA